A single region of the Synergistaceae bacterium genome encodes:
- a CDS encoding Hpt domain-containing protein has product EYARTVPVIALTANALSGNREMFLSKGFDSYISKPIDVLQLDRELNRWVRPRHMQERRMGERRGEDRRRPDHFPEVAMKDRFEPAGVGPRPEKNLENLKNLLPPLSLLKDVHLEGVNLEEGVLRYGGEAEYMVILRSFLKHIPEVLDSLRTVGEDIPKEYAIAVHGLKGASRSIGATEPAALAEELETAAKAGDFRAVAEKNGVLLESFETLLKNIEKTLDAPALRTEQSDPLSPATSQKPKKLEPDLTLLKKIREGAASFKTSLMEETLTKLEEYAYERDEELISWLRARMENLEYDAVEERLKQYIDGKIKG; this is encoded by the coding sequence GAGTACGCCCGAACGGTGCCGGTGATAGCGCTGACGGCCAACGCGCTTTCGGGCAACCGTGAGATGTTTCTTTCGAAGGGTTTCGACTCGTACATCTCCAAGCCCATCGACGTCCTGCAACTGGACAGGGAGCTGAACCGGTGGGTGAGGCCTCGTCATATGCAGGAGCGCCGCATGGGGGAGCGTCGGGGCGAAGATCGCCGGAGGCCGGACCATTTCCCGGAGGTGGCGATGAAAGACCGCTTCGAACCCGCCGGGGTGGGGCCGCGTCCGGAAAAAAATCTGGAAAATCTGAAAAACCTTCTTCCGCCCCTGTCTCTGCTGAAGGACGTCCACCTGGAGGGCGTGAACCTGGAGGAAGGGGTGCTGCGTTATGGAGGAGAGGCGGAATATATGGTAATTTTGCGTTCCTTCCTGAAGCACATTCCCGAGGTTCTGGACAGCCTGCGGACCGTTGGAGAGGATATTCCGAAGGAGTACGCCATAGCCGTCCACGGGCTGAAGGGAGCCAGCCGCAGCATCGGCGCGACGGAGCCCGCGGCCTTGGCGGAGGAGCTGGAGACGGCGGCGAAGGCCGGAGATTTTCGGGCAGTGGCCGAGAAAAACGGCGTTCTGTTGGAATCTTTTGAAACGCTGCTGAAGAATATAGAGAAAACTCTGGACGCTCCCGCGCTGAGGACGGAGCAAAGCGATCCCCTGTCCCCTGCAACCTCCCAAAAACCAAAAAAATTAGAGCCCGACCTGACTTTACTGAAAAAAATACGCGAAGGAGCCGCTTCCTTCAAAACGTCGCTCATGGAGGAAACTCTGACGAAGCTGGAGGAGTACGCTTATGAACGAGACGAAGAATTAATTTCCTGGCTTCGGGCACGAATGGAAAATTTGGAGTATGATGCTGTCGAAGAACGACTGAAGCAATACATCGATGGAAAGATAAAGGGGTAA